In the Streptomyces fradiae ATCC 10745 = DSM 40063 genome, one interval contains:
- a CDS encoding superoxide dismutase yields MALYTLPELPYDYAALAPVISPEIIELHHDKHHAAYVKGANDTLEQLEEARDKDQWGSINGLQKNLAFHLSGHILHSIYWHNMTGDGGGEPLEKDGTGELADAIAESFGSFARFKAQLSKAAATTQGSGWGVLAYEPVSGRLIVEQVYDHQGNVGQGSVPILVFDAWEHAFYLQYKNQKVDFIEAMWQVVNWQDVAKRYAEAKDRVPLIAP; encoded by the coding sequence ATGGCGCTCTACACCCTTCCGGAACTTCCCTACGACTACGCGGCGCTGGCGCCCGTGATCAGCCCGGAGATCATCGAGCTGCACCACGACAAGCACCACGCGGCGTACGTCAAGGGCGCGAACGACACCCTGGAGCAGCTGGAGGAGGCCCGCGACAAGGACCAGTGGGGCTCGATCAACGGCCTCCAGAAGAACCTGGCGTTCCACCTCTCCGGCCACATCCTGCACTCCATCTACTGGCACAACATGACCGGTGACGGCGGCGGCGAGCCGCTGGAGAAGGACGGCACGGGCGAGCTGGCCGACGCGATCGCCGAGTCGTTCGGCTCCTTCGCCCGCTTCAAGGCGCAGCTCTCGAAGGCCGCCGCCACCACGCAGGGCTCCGGCTGGGGCGTCCTCGCGTACGAGCCGGTCAGCGGGCGCCTCATCGTGGAGCAGGTCTACGACCACCAGGGCAACGTCGGCCAGGGCTCGGTGCCGATCCTGGTGTTCGACGCCTGGGAGCACGCCTTCTACCTGCAGTACAAGAACCAGAAGGTCGACTTCATCGAGGCCATGTGGCAGGTGGTCAACTGGCAGGACGTGGCCAAGCGCTACGCCGAGGCCAAGGACCGCGTGCCGCTGATCGCCCCCTGA
- a CDS encoding mycothiol-dependent nitroreductase Rv2466c family protein, which translates to MSETRTTADFWFDPLCPWAWMTSRWMLEVQRVRPVDVRWHVMSLAVLNEDKLDEVPEEYRESLRTTAWHPVRVAVAAEQVHGPEVLGRLYTAMGTRFHNEGRGPVREAIAEALAEAGLPAELLEYAERDTYDAELRASHKEGINKVGQDVGTPVIAVPGPEGAEVAFFGPVVTPAPKGEAAGRLWDGTLLVASTPGFYELKRTRTEGPVFD; encoded by the coding sequence ATGTCCGAGACGAGGACCACCGCCGACTTCTGGTTCGACCCCCTGTGCCCGTGGGCGTGGATGACGTCCCGCTGGATGCTGGAGGTGCAGCGGGTGCGCCCGGTGGACGTGCGCTGGCACGTGATGAGCCTCGCCGTGCTCAACGAGGACAAGCTGGACGAGGTGCCGGAGGAGTACCGGGAGTCGCTGCGCACCACCGCGTGGCACCCGGTCCGGGTCGCCGTCGCCGCCGAGCAGGTGCACGGCCCGGAGGTCCTCGGCCGCCTCTACACCGCGATGGGCACCCGCTTCCACAACGAGGGCCGGGGCCCGGTCCGCGAGGCGATCGCCGAGGCGCTGGCCGAGGCCGGGCTGCCGGCGGAGCTGCTGGAGTACGCCGAGCGGGACACGTACGACGCGGAGCTGCGCGCCTCCCACAAGGAGGGCATCAACAAGGTCGGCCAGGACGTGGGCACGCCGGTGATCGCGGTGCCCGGACCGGAGGGCGCGGAGGTCGCCTTCTTCGGCCCGGTCGTCACCCCGGCGCCCAAGGGCGAGGCCGCGGGGCGGCTGTGGGACGGCACGCTGCTGGTCGCCTCGACGCCCGGCTTCTACGAGCTCAAGCGCACCCGCACCGAGGGCCCGGTCTTCGACTGA
- the pepN gene encoding aminopeptidase N, with protein sequence MPGENLSRDEARERAALLSVEGYDVALDLRSAVAQSEAEQRTFRSVTTIRFRCATPGASSFADLVAPSVTALTLNGRALDPATAFDGTRIALDGLAEENVLVVDAQCAYSRTGEGMHRFVDPEDGEVYLYTQYEPADARRVFANFEQPDLKAPYRFEVTAPEGWTVWSNGAEESREGGVWRFAETRPISTYITCVVAGPYHHVTDTYRRGDLEIPLGAMCRKGLARHFDADDVFLVTKQGLDFFHEVFDYPYPFGKYDQVFVPEYNLGAMENPGLVTFREEFVYRGKVTRAAYERRANVILHEMAHMWFGDLVTMKWWDDLWLKESFADFMGTFSMVEATRFTNGWTTFANNRKAWAYRADQLPSTHPVTADIRDLEDAKLNFDGITYAKGASVLKQLVAYAGREAFLEGARRYFKRHAYGNTTLGDLLAVLEETSGRDLKAWSRSWLETSGVNALTPVVTYDAAGDRVAELAVEQEGAEARPHRAVVGLYRLEGGALVRYARAETDITGARTVVAELAGAERPALVLVNDEDLTYCKVRFDADSLATLRAHLGDVTDPLARALCWSALWNMTRDALLPARDFVRIVLDFAGRESDIGVLQMLHSWVLTSLVHYAAPEWRATGGPLVARTALAELRAAEPGSEHQLTWARFFAAVAESGEDLALLEGLLAGTESVPGLDVDQELRWALLAPLAAHGRADESVLDAELARDDTASGKRHQVRCLAARPSEAVKAQAWADVVESDRLSNALVEATIAGFAQPSRRDLTAPYADRYFAAIERVWAERSIQIGMDVVRGLFPALQDRAETLEATDAWLAAHEDAAPALRRLVLEARDDLARALRAQECDASA encoded by the coding sequence GTGCCCGGTGAGAACCTGTCCCGCGACGAGGCCCGCGAGCGGGCGGCGCTGCTGTCCGTCGAGGGCTACGACGTCGCGCTCGACCTGCGGTCTGCCGTCGCGCAGAGCGAGGCGGAGCAGCGGACCTTCCGCTCGGTGACGACGATCAGGTTCCGCTGCGCCACCCCCGGCGCGAGCAGCTTCGCCGACCTCGTCGCGCCGTCCGTCACCGCCCTCACCCTGAACGGGCGCGCGCTGGACCCGGCGACCGCCTTCGACGGGACGCGGATCGCGCTGGACGGCCTCGCCGAGGAGAACGTGCTGGTCGTGGACGCGCAGTGCGCCTACAGCCGCACCGGTGAGGGCATGCACCGCTTCGTCGACCCGGAGGACGGCGAGGTCTACCTCTACACGCAGTACGAGCCGGCCGACGCGCGCCGGGTGTTCGCCAACTTCGAGCAGCCCGACCTGAAGGCCCCGTACCGCTTCGAGGTGACGGCGCCCGAGGGGTGGACCGTGTGGAGCAACGGCGCGGAGGAGTCCCGCGAGGGCGGGGTGTGGCGGTTCGCCGAGACGCGGCCGATCTCCACGTACATCACCTGCGTCGTCGCCGGCCCGTACCACCACGTCACCGACACCTACCGGCGCGGCGACCTGGAGATCCCGCTCGGCGCGATGTGCCGCAAGGGCCTGGCCCGGCACTTCGACGCGGACGACGTCTTCCTCGTCACCAAGCAGGGCCTCGACTTCTTCCACGAGGTCTTCGACTACCCGTACCCCTTCGGCAAGTACGACCAGGTCTTCGTGCCCGAGTACAACCTCGGCGCCATGGAGAACCCGGGCCTCGTCACCTTCCGCGAGGAGTTCGTCTACCGGGGCAAGGTGACCCGCGCCGCCTACGAGCGCCGCGCCAACGTCATCCTGCACGAGATGGCCCACATGTGGTTCGGCGACCTCGTCACCATGAAGTGGTGGGACGACCTGTGGCTCAAGGAGTCCTTCGCGGACTTCATGGGCACCTTCTCGATGGTCGAGGCGACCCGCTTCACCAACGGCTGGACGACCTTCGCCAACAACCGCAAGGCGTGGGCGTACCGCGCCGACCAGCTGCCCTCCACGCACCCCGTCACGGCCGACATCCGCGACCTGGAGGACGCCAAGCTCAACTTCGACGGCATCACGTACGCCAAGGGCGCCTCCGTCCTGAAGCAGCTCGTGGCGTACGCGGGCCGGGAGGCGTTCCTGGAGGGCGCGCGCCGCTACTTCAAGCGCCACGCGTACGGCAACACCACCCTCGGCGACCTGCTGGCCGTGCTGGAGGAGACCTCCGGCCGCGATCTGAAGGCGTGGTCCCGGTCCTGGCTGGAGACCTCCGGCGTCAACGCGCTCACCCCGGTCGTCACGTACGACGCGGCGGGCGACCGCGTCGCCGAGCTGGCCGTCGAGCAGGAGGGCGCCGAGGCCCGTCCGCACCGGGCCGTCGTCGGCCTGTACCGGCTCGAGGGCGGCGCCCTCGTCCGCTACGCCCGCGCCGAGACCGACATCACCGGCGCGCGGACGGTCGTGGCGGAGCTGGCGGGCGCCGAGCGGCCCGCGCTGGTGCTCGTCAACGACGAGGACCTGACGTACTGCAAGGTCCGCTTCGACGCGGACTCGCTCGCCACGCTCCGCGCCCACCTCGGGGACGTCACCGACCCGCTGGCGCGCGCCCTGTGCTGGTCGGCGCTGTGGAACATGACGCGCGACGCGCTGCTGCCGGCGCGGGACTTCGTCCGGATCGTGCTGGACTTCGCGGGCCGCGAGTCGGACATCGGCGTCCTGCAGATGCTGCACTCCTGGGTGCTGACCTCGCTCGTCCACTACGCGGCGCCCGAGTGGCGCGCCACCGGCGGGCCGCTGGTGGCGCGGACCGCCCTGGCGGAGCTGCGCGCCGCCGAGCCGGGCAGCGAGCACCAGCTCACCTGGGCGCGGTTCTTCGCGGCGGTCGCCGAGTCCGGCGAGGACCTCGCCCTCCTGGAGGGCCTGCTGGCCGGTACGGAGAGCGTGCCGGGACTCGACGTCGACCAGGAGCTGCGCTGGGCGCTGCTGGCGCCGCTCGCCGCGCACGGGCGGGCCGACGAGTCGGTGCTCGACGCCGAGCTGGCGCGGGACGACACCGCGTCGGGCAAGCGGCACCAGGTCCGGTGCCTGGCGGCGCGCCCGTCGGAGGCGGTCAAGGCGCAGGCGTGGGCGGACGTGGTCGAGTCCGACCGGCTGTCGAACGCGCTGGTCGAGGCGACGATCGCGGGCTTCGCGCAGCCGTCTCGGCGGGATCTGACCGCCCCGTACGCGGACAGGTACTTCGCGGCGATCGAGCGGGTGTGGGCCGAGCGGTCCATCCAGATCGGCATGGACGTGGTGCGGGGGCTGTTCCCGGCGCTCCAGGACCGCGCCGAGACGCTGGAGGCGACCGACGCGTGGCTGGCCGCGCACGAGGACGCCGCGCCCGCGCTGCGCCGGCTCGTGCTGGAGGCGCGGGACGACCTGGCGCGCGCCCTGCGGGCCCAGGAGTGCGACGCGTCGGCCTGA
- a CDS encoding serine hydrolase domain-containing protein: MSVRTARGALAAALVAAAVTATALTAPATATPAPATTPAAAPAAAEDRSGGGRHAETREALRQLVRDGLPGALAQARDRHGVWNGGAGVADRTTGRKRLPNDRFRIASITKTFVATVVLQLDAEGRLDLDDTVEEWLPGVVRGNGHDGREITVRQLLNHTSGIYNVTADPGFQAKVFGPDFLRHRYDTWTPEQLVALAMEHEPDFAPGTSWRYSNTNYVLAGMIVEKATGRPYGEAVERRIIRPLGLRATSVPGTDHRMPRPSGRAYSTLGADPADPATRVHDVTELNPSIAGSAGEMISDTADLQRFVRALLTGRLLPQQQLKEMMTAVPGGPEAQGGGYGLGLVNRKLSCGTEVWGHTGGIHGSGSVVVSTRSGDHTLAANVNGDWAGGVDRIVEAEFCGTPPAGPSAAPAAPMAP, from the coding sequence ATGTCAGTACGGACCGCGCGCGGCGCACTCGCCGCCGCCCTCGTCGCGGCAGCGGTGACCGCCACCGCGCTCACCGCCCCGGCCACCGCCACCCCGGCCCCGGCCACCACCCCGGCCGCCGCCCCCGCAGCCGCCGAGGACCGCTCCGGCGGCGGCCGGCACGCCGAGACCCGCGAGGCCCTGCGGCAGCTCGTACGGGACGGGCTGCCGGGCGCCCTCGCCCAGGCCCGCGACCGGCACGGCGTGTGGAACGGCGGCGCGGGCGTCGCGGACCGCACCACCGGCCGCAAGCGCCTCCCGAACGACCGCTTCCGCATCGCCTCCATCACCAAGACGTTCGTCGCCACCGTCGTCCTCCAGCTCGACGCCGAGGGCCGCCTCGACCTCGACGACACCGTGGAGGAGTGGCTGCCCGGCGTGGTGCGGGGCAACGGCCACGACGGCCGCGAGATCACCGTCCGCCAGCTCCTCAACCACACCAGCGGCATCTACAACGTCACCGCGGACCCCGGATTCCAGGCCAAGGTCTTCGGCCCGGACTTCCTGCGGCACCGCTACGACACGTGGACCCCCGAGCAGCTCGTGGCGCTCGCGATGGAGCACGAGCCGGACTTCGCCCCCGGCACCTCCTGGCGCTACTCCAACACCAACTACGTCCTCGCCGGCATGATCGTCGAGAAGGCCACCGGCCGCCCGTACGGGGAGGCCGTCGAGCGCCGGATCATCAGGCCCCTCGGGCTGCGCGCCACCAGCGTCCCCGGCACCGACCACCGGATGCCCCGCCCCTCCGGGCGCGCCTACTCCACGCTCGGCGCCGACCCGGCCGACCCGGCCACCCGCGTGCACGACGTCACCGAGCTGAACCCCTCGATCGCGGGCTCCGCGGGCGAGATGATCTCCGACACCGCGGACCTCCAGCGGTTCGTGCGCGCCCTGCTCACCGGCCGGCTCCTGCCGCAGCAGCAGCTCAAGGAGATGATGACGGCGGTGCCCGGCGGCCCGGAGGCGCAGGGCGGGGGGTACGGCCTGGGGCTCGTGAACCGCAAGCTCTCCTGCGGCACCGAGGTGTGGGGCCACACCGGCGGGATCCACGGCTCGGGCTCCGTCGTCGTCTCGACCCGCTCCGGCGACCACACCCTGGCCGCCAACGTCAACGGCGACTGGGCGGGCGGTGTGGACCGGATCGTCGAGGCCGAGTTCTGCGGCACGCCCCCGGCCGGCCCCTCCGCCGCCCCGGCGGCGCCCATGGCCCCGTAG
- a CDS encoding amino acid permease: MSRTSAPASAEPTAAADAPPAPSNDAPLSHGLKQRHLSMIALGGVIGAGLFVGSGAAIAAAGPSIIVAYAISGLLVMLIMRMLGEMSAANPASGSFSVHAERAIGPWAGFTAGWAFWFLLCVAVGLEAIGAAKIVVGWLPGVPEWSMVALFMLVFCVTNLAAVKNFGEFEFWFAALKIAAIALFLVIGLLAILGVLPGTDSPGMTNLTGKGGFLPNGVDGLIVGLLASVFAYGGLETVTIAAAESERPVEGVAKAVRTAMWRIAVFYIGSMAVIVTLLPWNSESLAKGSYVATLEHLGLPAASEIMNVVVLIALLSAMNANIYGASRMACSLVARGQGPKGLGKISGGVPRVAVLTSSVFGFACVLLSYWRPDDLFMWLLNMIGAIILVVWFFIAVSQLILRRRLEKDAPEKLVVRMWAFPYLTWAALAGIAAVFVLMARDPGTREQLYYTGGLVLVLAGLGFAHQRATADKRPAAVPAAGPAPAAAKAEGGPAADAPEGAASGKKAATAAKDD, encoded by the coding sequence ATGTCTCGGACCTCCGCGCCCGCGTCCGCCGAACCAACGGCCGCCGCCGACGCACCCCCGGCGCCGTCGAACGACGCGCCGCTCTCGCACGGGCTCAAGCAGCGCCACCTGTCGATGATCGCCCTCGGCGGCGTGATCGGCGCCGGCCTCTTCGTCGGGTCGGGCGCCGCCATCGCGGCCGCCGGCCCGTCGATCATCGTCGCCTACGCGATCTCCGGTCTGCTCGTCATGCTGATCATGCGCATGCTGGGCGAGATGTCGGCGGCCAACCCGGCCTCCGGCTCCTTCTCCGTCCACGCCGAGCGGGCCATCGGGCCCTGGGCCGGCTTCACGGCGGGCTGGGCCTTCTGGTTCCTCCTCTGCGTGGCCGTGGGCCTGGAGGCGATCGGCGCCGCCAAGATCGTGGTGGGCTGGCTGCCGGGCGTGCCCGAGTGGTCGATGGTCGCCCTGTTCATGCTGGTCTTCTGCGTGACGAACCTGGCCGCCGTGAAGAACTTCGGCGAGTTCGAGTTCTGGTTCGCCGCCCTGAAGATCGCCGCCATCGCGCTCTTCCTCGTCATCGGCCTGCTCGCCATCCTCGGCGTGCTGCCCGGCACCGACTCCCCCGGCATGACCAACCTGACCGGCAAGGGCGGCTTCCTCCCCAACGGCGTCGACGGCCTGATCGTCGGCCTCCTCGCCTCCGTCTTCGCGTACGGCGGTCTGGAGACCGTCACCATCGCCGCGGCCGAGTCGGAGCGCCCCGTCGAGGGCGTCGCCAAGGCGGTCCGCACCGCGATGTGGCGCATCGCCGTCTTCTACATCGGCTCGATGGCGGTCATCGTCACGCTGCTGCCGTGGAACAGCGAGTCGCTCGCCAAGGGTTCGTACGTCGCCACGCTGGAGCACCTGGGCCTGCCGGCCGCCAGCGAGATCATGAACGTCGTCGTCCTCATCGCCCTGCTGTCCGCGATGAACGCCAACATCTACGGCGCCTCCCGCATGGCCTGCTCGCTGGTCGCGCGCGGCCAGGGACCGAAGGGGCTCGGCAAGATCTCCGGCGGGGTGCCGCGCGTCGCCGTGCTGACCTCCTCCGTCTTCGGCTTCGCGTGCGTGCTGCTGAGCTACTGGCGCCCGGACGACCTCTTCATGTGGCTGCTCAACATGATCGGCGCCATCATCCTGGTGGTCTGGTTCTTCATCGCCGTCTCGCAGCTCATCCTGCGCCGCCGCCTGGAGAAGGACGCCCCGGAGAAGCTCGTCGTGCGGATGTGGGCCTTCCCGTACCTCACCTGGGCGGCGCTCGCCGGCATCGCGGCCGTCTTCGTCCTGATGGCCCGCGACCCCGGTACGCGTGAGCAGCTCTACTACACGGGCGGCCTCGTCCTGGTCCTCGCCGGTCTCGGCTTCGCGCACCAGCGGGCGACCGCCGACAAGCGCCCCGCCGCCGTCCCGGCCGCCGGGCCGGCCCCCGCCGCCGCGAAGGCGGAGGGCGGTCCCGCCGCGGACGCGCCCGAGGGCGCGGCCTCCGGCAAGAAGGCCGCCACCGCCGCGAAGGACGACTGA
- a CDS encoding biotin transporter BioY codes for MSTAAAPARTGAVLADLLPSSRAHVRDLALVAGGAALTGLAAQIAVPVPGSPVPVSGQTFAALLVGTSLGARRGFLSLALYALVGMAGVPWFAQGTSGYAMPSFGYILGMLLAATVVGALARRGADRSVARMAGTMAVGSLIIYAVGVPYLALATGMSLSQAVAAGLVPFLIGDAVKAALAMGLVPTAWKLLGGRS; via the coding sequence ATGAGCACTGCCGCCGCCCCCGCCCGTACCGGAGCGGTCCTCGCCGACCTGCTCCCCTCCAGCCGCGCCCACGTCCGCGACCTCGCGCTCGTCGCGGGCGGCGCCGCCCTGACCGGCCTCGCCGCCCAGATCGCCGTCCCCGTGCCGGGCTCCCCGGTCCCGGTCTCCGGCCAGACCTTCGCCGCGCTGCTCGTCGGCACCTCGCTCGGCGCCCGCCGCGGCTTCCTGTCGCTCGCGCTGTACGCGCTCGTCGGCATGGCGGGCGTGCCGTGGTTCGCGCAGGGCACGTCCGGGTACGCCATGCCGTCCTTCGGCTACATCCTGGGCATGCTCCTCGCGGCCACCGTCGTGGGCGCCCTCGCCCGGCGCGGAGCCGACCGCTCGGTCGCGCGCATGGCGGGCACGATGGCGGTCGGCTCGCTGATCATCTACGCGGTCGGGGTCCCGTACCTCGCCCTCGCCACCGGGATGTCCCTCTCCCAGGCGGTCGCCGCCGGACTGGTGCCGTTCCTCATCGGCGACGCGGTGAAGGCGGCGCTCGCCATGGGCCTGGTGCCCACCGCGTGGAAGCTGCTCGGCGGCCGTTCCTGA